The Mesorhizobium koreense genome includes a window with the following:
- a CDS encoding efflux RND transporter periplasmic adaptor subunit, translating to MTIFGSRRLLAGAGLGAVLSLLAATALIDESNGAKAGASAATEPAAVSVSVATVKLQDVTTWQEFSGRLEAVDRVDLRSRVAGAIQSVNFREGALVKKGDVLVTIDPAPFEATVAQARAQVSAAEARVELTKLELDRGRKLVESRTVSQSDLDQRMSAYHEATASLRSAQAALQSAELDLGYTEIRAPISGRIGKLQVTVGNLVAAGSGSPVLSTLVSVDPIYVGFDVNEGVVARVLSELPSDPSGGRATESIPVEMEIDGDGEPVRGHLQFIDNRVDTASGTVQLRAVFDNPDGLLLPGQFVRVRIGQPKPQPQLLISERAVGTDQDKKFVLVVDPQNKLDYRQIALGDWANGLRIVKTGLKPGERIVVNGLQHVRPGAVVAPEPVAMASVEQPAAIDVAER from the coding sequence ATGACGATTTTCGGTTCCCGCCGACTGCTTGCCGGCGCCGGACTTGGTGCGGTTTTGTCTCTCCTGGCCGCGACCGCGCTCATCGACGAATCCAACGGTGCCAAGGCCGGTGCAAGCGCCGCCACTGAGCCCGCCGCTGTTTCGGTATCGGTAGCGACGGTGAAGTTGCAGGACGTCACCACATGGCAGGAGTTTTCCGGGCGGCTTGAAGCGGTCGACCGGGTCGATCTGCGGTCACGCGTGGCCGGAGCGATCCAGTCGGTCAACTTCCGCGAGGGCGCGCTCGTCAAGAAAGGCGACGTGCTCGTGACGATCGACCCCGCTCCCTTCGAAGCGACGGTTGCCCAGGCCAGGGCCCAGGTTTCGGCCGCCGAAGCGCGCGTCGAACTCACCAAGCTCGAGCTCGACCGAGGCCGGAAGCTCGTCGAAAGCCGCACCGTCTCCCAGAGCGATCTCGACCAACGCATGAGCGCCTACCATGAGGCGACGGCATCGCTCCGTTCCGCCCAGGCGGCTCTCCAATCGGCGGAACTCGACCTCGGCTATACCGAGATCCGCGCGCCGATATCCGGTCGGATCGGAAAGCTTCAGGTCACGGTCGGCAATCTCGTCGCCGCAGGCTCGGGATCTCCCGTGCTCAGCACGCTCGTTTCCGTGGACCCGATCTATGTGGGCTTCGACGTCAATGAAGGGGTCGTGGCCCGTGTTCTGTCCGAACTTCCGTCCGACCCGTCAGGAGGGCGCGCGACCGAAAGCATTCCCGTAGAGATGGAGATTGATGGAGACGGCGAGCCGGTCCGTGGCCACCTGCAGTTTATCGACAATCGGGTCGATACGGCGAGCGGTACCGTCCAGCTCCGCGCGGTGTTCGACAATCCCGACGGGTTGCTCCTGCCCGGACAGTTCGTAAGGGTGCGCATCGGCCAGCCGAAACCGCAGCCGCAGCTTCTCATCAGCGAGCGTGCCGTCGGAACGGACCAAGACAAGAAGTTCGTCCTCGTCGTCGATCCGCAGAACAAACTCGACTATCGCCAGATCGCTCTCGGCGACTGGGCGAACGGGCTGCGCATCGTCAAGACGGGGCTGAAGCCGGGCGAACGCATCGTCGTCAATGGACTTCAGCACGTGCGCCCCGGCGCGGTCGTCGCGCCGGAGCCGGTCGCAATGGCCTCGGTAGAACAACCGGCTGCAATAGACGTGGCCGAACGCTAG
- a CDS encoding efflux RND transporter permease subunit, which produces MNISRFFIDRPVFAGVLSVLILVAGLLGLNALPISEYPEVVPPSIVVRAQYPGANPKVIAETVATPIEEAINGVENMLYMSSQTTTDGQMTLTVTFKLGTDPDKDQQLVQNRVAQAEPRLPEEVRQLGITTTKSSPDLTMVVHLLSPNNRYDITYLRNYAVLNVRDRIARIEGVGDVQVFGSGDYSMRIWLDPEKLARLDLAASDVVNAVREQNVQAAAGIVGASPGSNGLDLQLSVNAQGRLQTAEEFGNIIVKTGADGQVTRLRDVARVELGAANYSLRSLLDNKPAVAIGIFQAPNSNAIQISDNIRKTMDELQRTMPDGVKYSIVYDTTQFVRSSIEAVVHTLLEAIVLVVLVVILFLQTWRASIIPLVAVPVSVIGTFAVMHLFGFSINALSLFGLVLAIGIVVDDAIVVVENVERNIEAGLSPLEAAHRAMREVSGPIIAIALVLVAVFAPLAFISGLTGQFYRQFALTIAISTVISAFNSLTLSPALAALLLRAHDAPKDWLTRAIELPLGWFFRGFNRAFGAGSKAYSGGVGRLLSRKTLVMGVYLVLAATTIGMFRTVPGGFVPAQDKQYLVGFAQLPDGATLDRTDSVIRKMSEIALKQPGVEHAVAFPGLSINGFTNSSNAGIVFVTLKPFSERLTPDLSGGAIAMQLNQKYAALQEAFIAMFPPPPVQGLGTIGGFKLQIEDRNGLGYKALDDATKAFLAKAYQTPSLAGLFSSYQINVPQLYADLDRTKAHQLGVAVTDVFDTLQIYLGSLYVNDFNRFGRTYSVRAQADAPYRGRPDDIGRLEVRSKSGEMIPLSALMKVEPAAGPERVNRYNGFLSADINGGPAPGYSSGEAQAAVEKIAAETLPKGIEFEWTDLTYQQIIAGNSSLIIFPLALLLVFLVLAAQYESLALPVAIIMIVPMGLLAALAGIWLTHGDNNIFTQIGFMVLVGLSAKNAILIVEFARELEFSGLTSREAAIEASRLRLRPILMTSMAFIMGVVPLVLSTGAGAEMRSAMGIAVFAGMIGVTAFGIFLTPVFYVVMRRLSGNRPLKQSGQSTVTVPGALTPIEGVRD; this is translated from the coding sequence ATGAACATTTCCAGATTCTTCATCGATCGACCGGTCTTCGCCGGGGTTCTGTCGGTGCTGATCCTCGTGGCCGGCCTGCTCGGCCTCAACGCCTTGCCGATTTCCGAATATCCCGAAGTCGTGCCGCCTTCGATCGTGGTCAGAGCGCAATATCCCGGCGCCAACCCCAAGGTGATCGCCGAGACGGTGGCGACACCTATCGAGGAAGCGATCAACGGCGTCGAGAACATGCTCTATATGTCGAGCCAGACGACGACCGACGGCCAGATGACACTGACGGTCACCTTCAAGCTCGGCACCGATCCGGACAAGGACCAGCAGCTCGTCCAGAATCGCGTGGCCCAGGCCGAGCCGCGACTGCCGGAAGAAGTGCGCCAGCTCGGCATCACCACGACCAAGAGCTCTCCCGACCTGACCATGGTCGTGCACCTCCTGTCGCCGAACAATCGCTACGACATCACCTATCTGCGCAACTACGCGGTGCTCAACGTCAGGGACCGGATCGCCCGCATCGAGGGCGTCGGCGACGTGCAGGTCTTCGGCTCGGGCGACTATTCCATGCGCATCTGGCTCGATCCGGAAAAGCTCGCCAGGCTCGATCTCGCAGCCAGCGATGTCGTCAATGCCGTCCGCGAACAGAACGTGCAGGCGGCGGCCGGCATCGTCGGTGCCTCGCCTGGCTCGAACGGCCTCGACCTGCAATTGTCGGTCAACGCGCAAGGCCGTCTGCAAACGGCCGAGGAGTTCGGCAACATCATCGTCAAGACGGGAGCGGACGGGCAGGTCACGCGCCTGCGCGACGTGGCGCGCGTCGAACTCGGCGCGGCGAATTATTCGCTACGCTCGCTGCTCGACAACAAGCCCGCGGTCGCCATCGGCATCTTCCAGGCGCCGAATTCCAACGCGATCCAGATTTCCGACAACATCCGCAAAACAATGGATGAACTCCAGCGGACAATGCCGGACGGAGTTAAATACAGCATCGTCTACGACACGACCCAGTTCGTGCGCTCGTCGATCGAGGCCGTCGTGCATACCCTCCTCGAGGCGATTGTGCTGGTCGTCCTGGTGGTCATCCTGTTCCTGCAGACATGGCGCGCCTCGATCATCCCGCTCGTTGCCGTGCCGGTCTCGGTCATCGGCACCTTCGCGGTGATGCATCTCTTCGGCTTCTCCATCAATGCGCTGTCGCTCTTCGGACTGGTGCTGGCGATCGGCATCGTCGTCGACGACGCGATCGTCGTGGTCGAGAATGTCGAGCGCAACATCGAGGCGGGCCTGTCGCCACTCGAGGCGGCGCACCGCGCCATGCGTGAGGTCTCGGGCCCCATCATCGCGATCGCGCTGGTGCTTGTCGCCGTGTTCGCGCCGCTCGCCTTCATCTCGGGCCTGACCGGTCAGTTCTACCGCCAGTTCGCCCTGACGATCGCAATCTCCACGGTGATTTCAGCCTTCAATTCGCTGACATTGTCGCCCGCTCTCGCAGCGCTCCTTCTGCGTGCCCACGATGCGCCGAAGGATTGGCTCACACGTGCAATCGAGCTTCCGCTCGGCTGGTTCTTCCGCGGCTTCAACCGCGCTTTCGGGGCGGGTTCGAAAGCCTATAGCGGCGGCGTGGGGCGGCTCTTGTCGAGAAAGACGCTGGTGATGGGGGTCTATCTCGTCCTCGCCGCCACAACCATCGGCATGTTCAGGACCGTACCCGGCGGTTTCGTGCCGGCGCAGGACAAGCAATACCTCGTCGGCTTTGCACAACTTCCCGACGGGGCGACGCTCGACCGCACAGACAGCGTCATACGCAAGATGAGCGAGATCGCGCTGAAACAGCCGGGCGTCGAGCATGCCGTCGCCTTTCCGGGCCTCTCGATCAACGGATTCACCAACAGCTCCAACGCCGGCATCGTCTTCGTCACGCTGAAGCCGTTTTCCGAGCGCCTCACGCCGGACCTTTCCGGCGGCGCGATCGCGATGCAGCTCAACCAGAAATACGCCGCGCTCCAGGAAGCCTTCATCGCGATGTTCCCGCCGCCACCGGTGCAGGGGCTTGGCACGATCGGCGGCTTCAAGCTCCAGATCGAGGACCGCAACGGCCTCGGCTACAAGGCGCTCGACGACGCGACCAAGGCGTTTCTCGCGAAGGCCTACCAGACGCCGTCGCTCGCCGGACTCTTTTCGAGCTATCAGATCAATGTGCCGCAGCTTTATGCCGATCTCGATCGGACAAAAGCGCACCAGCTTGGCGTCGCCGTCACCGACGTATTCGACACGCTGCAGATCTATCTGGGTTCGCTCTACGTCAATGATTTCAACCGCTTCGGACGGACTTACTCGGTGCGTGCACAGGCGGATGCGCCCTATCGCGGCCGGCCGGACGATATCGGCCGGCTCGAAGTGCGCTCCAAGTCCGGCGAGATGATCCCGCTGTCTGCCTTGATGAAGGTCGAGCCGGCGGCGGGGCCGGAGCGGGTCAATCGCTATAACGGCTTCCTCTCGGCCGATATCAACGGCGGGCCGGCGCCCGGCTATTCTTCCGGCGAGGCGCAGGCCGCCGTCGAAAAGATCGCCGCCGAAACGCTGCCGAAGGGGATCGAGTTCGAATGGACGGATCTCACCTATCAGCAGATCATCGCCGGGAACTCGAGCCTTATCATCTTTCCCCTGGCACTGCTTCTGGTCTTCCTCGTTCTGGCGGCGCAGTATGAAAGTCTCGCGCTGCCCGTGGCGATCATCATGATCGTGCCGATGGGGCTCCTTGCGGCGCTCGCCGGCATCTGGCTCACCCACGGAGACAACAACATCTTCACCCAGATCGGCTTCATGGTGCTTGTCGGCCTCTCAGCCAAGAACGCCATTCTCATCGTGGAATTTGCACGTGAACTGGAGTTTTCCGGCCTAACGTCGAGGGAAGCGGCAATCGAGGCCAGCCGCTTGAGGCTGCGCCCGATCCTGATGACGTCTATGGCTTTCATCATGGGCGTGGTGCCGCTCGTGCTATCGACCGGAGCTGGCGCCGAAATGCGTTCGGCAATGGGTATTGCAGTGTTCGCCGGCATGATCGGCGTGACGGCATTCGGCATCTTCCTCACGCCTGTCTTCTACGTGGTCATGCGGCGGCTGAGCGGAAACCGCCCGCTCAAGCAATCCGGTCAGTCGACGGTGACGGTCCCGGGCGCTCTAACGCCGATCGAAGGAGTTCGAGATTGA